The Zetaproteobacteria bacterium genomic interval CGTCGACGCCGCCCGTGCGACGATTGAGGGCTGCGGCACCGTCCGCCATCCCGAGGCGGTCGACCTGCCCTGCTACGCCGGCAAGCGGCGCGCCCCACCGCTGCACCTGCTCGCCGCGCTGCGGGCTGCCCGATCCGACGGCATCCCGGTGGTGATCCACGCCCCGGAGGCGATCGCCGGCCGGTTGAGCGCGGTCGCCGCACTGCGCGCGCTGGGGATCGACCCGGCCGGCTCGCTGGCCGAGGCGGATGCCATGCTGCGCACCCGCGGGATCGCGCTCCTCTCCCTCGACCGCTTCTGCCCGCCGCTCGCCCGGCTGCTCGGGCTGCGTCCCCGGCTGGGGGTGCGCAGCTTCGCCAACACCGTCGCCCGGCTGCTCAATCCGCTCGGCTGCGGCGGCCAACTCAACGGCTTCTTCCACGCCCCCTACGGCGCGCGCATGGCCGCGGCCAACCGGCTGCTCGGCCAGCCGCGGGCGCTGCTCTTCATGGGGGCGGAGGGGGAGCCGGAACTCTATGCCGACCGGCAGAAGCTGCTCCTCTGGCTGCGGGGGGAGCAGCCCGAGCAGCCGCTGCCCTGCCCCGATGCCGGCTGTCCCCCCTACCCCCGTGCGGCTGCCACCCCCGATGCGTTGCGCCACCGGCTGCAGCAACTCCATGATGGGGCCGCCCCCGACGCCCGCGAAGCGGCGGTGCTCGCGCGGATGGCCCGCGCCTTCGCCCTCGCCGCAGGAGTGGGCGGATGGGGCTGAACGAGGCGCAGTACCGGGCGGTGTACCATCGTGGCGGGCCGTTGTTGGTGCTCGCCGGCGCCGGATCGGGCAAGACGCGGGTGATCACCGAGCGGGTGGCGGCGTTGGTCGAGCGAGGGGTGGCGCACGACCGGATCACCGCCGTCACCTTCACCAACAAGGCGGCCGACGAGATGCGCCAGCGGCTGCGCGCCCGGCTGGGGGCCACCGCCGGCAGGCTGCGCATCCAGACCTTCCACGCGCTGGGGCTGGCCATCGTCCGCCAACACGCCGGGCTGGTGGGGCGGCGGGCGGGGCTGTCGGTCTTCGGCCGCTCCGAGCAGCGCACGGCGGTGCGCAGCGTGCTGCAGGAGATGGGGCTGCCCGACGACCGGACACAGCTCGATCGGGTGCTGCCCAGGCTGTCGCAGCTGAAGGGAGGCATCGCCCCGCGGGCCGATCCGGCGCTGGTCGACCTGCGCCGGCGTTACGACGCCTTGCTCATCCGGATGAACGCGGTCGATTTCGACGATCTGATCCTGCTGCCGCTGCAACTGCTGCAGCAGCACGACGAGGTGGCCGAGCTCTGGCGCATGCGCGCCAGCCACCTGCTGGTGGACGAATACCAGGACAGCAGCCGGCTGCAGTACGAACTGGTGCGCGCGCTGGCCCCGGGCGAGGCCGATCTGACCGTGGTCGGCGACGACGACCAGGCGATCTACGGCTGGCGGGGGGCCGAGGTGCGCAACCTCTTCCAGCTGGAACGGGACTATCCCACCCTCACCGTGGTGCGGCTGGAGGAGAACTACCGCTCCACCGCCGCCATCCTCCACGCCGCCAACAGCCTCATCGCCCACAACCGCGAGCGGCTGGGCAAGAAGCTGCGCAACACCCTGGGGCGCGGCAGACCGCCTCGGGTCTGGGAGTGCGACACCTCCGAGGACGAGGCCGAGCGGATCGCCGCCGACATCGCCCGGCGACACACCATCGACCGGGTGGCGTGGGAGCGCTTCTGCATCCTCTATCGGGCGGCCCATCAGTCGCGGGCGATCGAGGCGGCGCTGCGCGGCCGCGCCATCCCCTACCGGGTCAGCGGCGGCCGCTCCTTCTTCGACCACGCCGAGATCCGTGACCTGCTCGCCTGGATGCGGCTGATCGCCAACCCCGACGACGATCTCGCCTTCCTCCATGCCGCCACCCACCCGCGTCGCGGTATCGGTGCGACCAGCCTCTCCCGTCTGGGGGATCTCGCCCACCGGCTCGACACCTCCCTGCTGAAGGCGGCGCGCGACGGCCTGCTGGAGGGGCGCGTCTCCGATGCGCTGCGCGGCTTCGCCCTGCTGATCGGCGATCTTGAGCACCGCTTCCGCCGCGGCGACGCCGGAGAGGCCTTCGACCTGCTGCTCAAGGAGAGCGACCTGATCGGTGCGATCCGGGAGGCGACCGACGACGAGGAGGCATGGCGCCGCAAGGAGGGCAACATCGCCCAGTTGCGCGACTGGTGGATCGAACACGCCGAACGGAAAGGAAACCTCGTCTCCTTCATGCAGCGGATGATGCTCTTCGGCGATCGCGACGAGGCGGAGGAGGGGGCGGTGCGGTTGATGACCGTCCACGCCGCCAAGGGGCTGGAGTTCGACCATGTCTACATCGCCGGCATGGAGGAGGGGAGCTTCCCGCACAAGAACGCCGTCGCCGAGGGGAGGATCGAGGAGGAGCGGCGGCTGCTCTACGTGGCGAT includes:
- a CDS encoding ATP-dependent DNA helicase Rep; the protein is MGLNEAQYRAVYHRGGPLLVLAGAGSGKTRVITERVAALVERGVAHDRITAVTFTNKAADEMRQRLRARLGATAGRLRIQTFHALGLAIVRQHAGLVGRRAGLSVFGRSEQRTAVRSVLQEMGLPDDRTQLDRVLPRLSQLKGGIAPRADPALVDLRRRYDALLIRMNAVDFDDLILLPLQLLQQHDEVAELWRMRASHLLVDEYQDSSRLQYELVRALAPGEADLTVVGDDDQAIYGWRGAEVRNLFQLERDYPTLTVVRLEENYRSTAAILHAANSLIAHNRERLGKKLRNTLGRGRPPRVWECDTSEDEAERIAADIARRHTIDRVAWERFCILYRAAHQSRAIEAALRGRAIPYRVSGGRSFFDHAEIRDLLAWMRLIANPDDDLAFLHAATHPRRGIGATSLSRLGDLAHRLDTSLLKAARDGLLEGRVSDALRGFALLIGDLEHRFRRGDAGEAFDLLLKESDLIGAIREATDDEEAWRRKEGNIAQLRDWWIEHAERKGNLVSFMQRMMLFGDRDEAEEGAVRLMTVHAAKGLEFDHVYIAGMEEGSFPHKNAVAEGRIEEERRLLYVAITRARHRLTLSWAAHRSTSRRGEARRPSRFLQEIDHEALCFVDRDPDSEEAVAEAEAHMAEIRRRLGLA
- a CDS encoding anthranilate phosphoribosyltransferase; this encodes MSDPERLAALIGRIGRGRHGSRDLTRAEAADALRALFAPEADPLQLGAFLIAQRMKGETAEELAGFVDAARATIEGCGTVRHPEAVDLPCYAGKRRAPPLHLLAALRAARSDGIPVVIHAPEAIAGRLSAVAALRALGIDPAGSLAEADAMLRTRGIALLSLDRFCPPLARLLGLRPRLGVRSFANTVARLLNPLGCGGQLNGFFHAPYGARMAAANRLLGQPRALLFMGAEGEPELYADRQKLLLWLRGEQPEQPLPCPDAGCPPYPRAAATPDALRHRLQQLHDGAAPDAREAAVLARMARAFALAAGVGGWG